The following are from one region of the Stigmatella ashevillena genome:
- a CDS encoding alpha/beta fold hydrolase, with protein MPIAELNHQGIFFEDSGGTGPALILGHGFLMDSRMFDAQAEALAPEFRVIRWDARGFGRTRWDGQPFTLYDSAADCIALLDHLGIQRAAVGGLSQGGYCALRVALRSPERVRGIVLISTSGGASEEPFRTAARQVRDLWGTPGATENIVQSYAEVIIGDPRFHSPWLDRWRQTPKAHFAAAMNNLIDRDDIAPRLGEIRCPAIVFHGLDDTALPATEGQALFDALPGRSRFVPIPGAAHAPTLTHPESIHAPLVEFLRSLPA; from the coding sequence ATGCCCATCGCCGAGCTCAACCACCAAGGCATCTTCTTCGAGGACTCAGGGGGCACGGGGCCCGCCCTCATCCTCGGACATGGCTTCCTCATGGACAGCCGCATGTTCGACGCGCAAGCCGAAGCGCTCGCCCCCGAGTTCCGGGTCATCCGCTGGGACGCCCGGGGCTTCGGACGCACGCGGTGGGATGGTCAGCCCTTCACCCTCTATGACTCCGCCGCGGACTGCATCGCGCTGCTCGATCACCTCGGCATCCAGCGGGCGGCTGTCGGCGGTCTGTCCCAAGGCGGCTACTGCGCCCTGCGCGTCGCGCTGCGCTCCCCCGAGCGGGTGCGAGGCATTGTCTTGATCAGCACCAGCGGCGGCGCCAGTGAAGAGCCATTTCGTACCGCCGCCCGGCAGGTCCGGGACCTGTGGGGCACTCCTGGTGCCACGGAGAACATCGTTCAGAGCTACGCGGAGGTCATCATCGGCGACCCTCGCTTCCATTCCCCCTGGCTCGACCGGTGGCGCCAGACGCCCAAAGCGCATTTCGCCGCGGCCATGAACAACCTCATCGACCGGGACGACATCGCGCCCCGGCTCGGGGAGATCCGCTGCCCGGCCATCGTCTTCCATGGCCTCGACGACACGGCACTTCCCGCCACGGAGGGGCAAGCGCTCTTCGACGCCCTCCCGGGCCGCTCGCGCTTCGTGCCCATTCCAGGGGCCGCCCATGCCCCCACCCTGACGCATCCGGAGTCCATCCATGCCCCCCTCGTGGAATTCCTGCGAAGCCTCCCGGCCTAG
- a CDS encoding pectin acetylesterase-family hydrolase: MEPLLRCPPIRAPNPVIPLLCLLTSLHLSADARAEGGTCTVPPVEIRHTATQAKPVTVQVVSTANHPLAVCNDGTPATYLFRPGVGVGKKRWIL, encoded by the coding sequence TTGGAACCTCTGCTGCGGTGCCCTCCCATTCGCGCTCCCAACCCCGTCATTCCCCTGCTGTGTCTCCTCACCTCGCTCCACCTCTCCGCCGATGCCAGGGCAGAAGGGGGGACTTGCACCGTTCCCCCCGTCGAGATTCGCCACACCGCCACGCAGGCAAAGCCGGTGACGGTCCAGGTGGTGTCCACGGCCAACCACCCGCTCGCTGTCTGCAATGACGGCACTCCCGCGACCTATCTCTTTCGCCCAGGGGTCGGTGTCGGCAAGAAGCGGTGGATCCTCTAG
- a CDS encoding endonuclease/exonuclease/phosphatase family protein translates to MLLRRCLWLPVSILAACGGEPSWEEPFPEASLGTHEEAVTIPSQGTTTTVDIGCWNVEWFGSSSNGPSNETLQQQNVRDVLLGANLDIWGLEEVVSTTAFNSIKSQLSGYAGLLASDASVTGGSSYYSSSEQKVGILYKTSVASVQSARIILTASDSDFAGRPPLEVKMRVTLNGTARDIVVIVFHAKAFDDATSWQRRLNASNALKAYLDSTYPSTPVVVLGDWNDDVDTSITSGKASPYQNFVGDSLDYFFPTKALSDAKVASTASYPDMIDHQLVTNELKSLYVAGSAKVYRVDAYISSYATTTTDHFPVLTRYTW, encoded by the coding sequence ATGTTGCTTCGCCGTTGTCTCTGGTTGCCTGTTTCGATCCTGGCCGCGTGTGGAGGAGAGCCCTCGTGGGAAGAGCCTTTCCCTGAGGCGTCGCTGGGCACCCATGAGGAGGCCGTCACCATCCCCTCGCAGGGCACCACCACCACGGTGGACATCGGCTGTTGGAATGTGGAGTGGTTCGGCTCCTCGTCCAACGGTCCTTCCAACGAAACGCTCCAGCAACAGAACGTGCGGGACGTGCTCCTGGGAGCGAACCTGGACATCTGGGGGCTGGAGGAGGTGGTCAGCACCACCGCCTTCAACAGCATCAAGTCGCAGCTCTCTGGGTACGCGGGCCTTCTGGCCAGTGACGCCAGCGTGACGGGCGGCAGCAGCTACTACAGCTCCAGCGAGCAGAAGGTGGGCATCCTCTACAAGACGAGCGTGGCCTCCGTGCAGAGCGCGCGGATCATCCTCACCGCCAGCGACAGCGACTTCGCTGGCCGCCCGCCCCTCGAAGTGAAGATGCGGGTCACCCTCAACGGGACAGCCCGCGACATCGTCGTCATCGTCTTCCACGCCAAGGCGTTCGATGACGCGACGAGCTGGCAGCGGCGGCTCAACGCCTCCAACGCCCTCAAGGCCTACCTGGACAGCACCTACCCGAGCACCCCGGTGGTGGTGCTCGGAGACTGGAACGACGACGTGGACACCTCCATCACCTCGGGCAAGGCGTCCCCGTACCAGAACTTCGTGGGGGATTCTCTGGACTACTTCTTCCCCACCAAGGCCCTGTCCGACGCGAAGGTGGCCTCCACCGCCAGCTACCCGGACATGATCGACCACCAACTGGTCACCAACGAGCTGAAGTCGCTCTACGTGGCGGGCTCCGCGAAGGTGTACCGAGTGGACGCGTACATCTCCAGCTACGCCACCACGACGACGGATCACTTCCCGGTCCTCACGCGCTACACCTGGTAG
- a CDS encoding AbfB domain-containing protein, producing MRDAKLLLTTLLASVAMTRCEGASDTAHGATGDTRTVSTQIQGAESPSAPGKTALSWVPLRLNVYHTFGVTTPNYTNRVLRHYESLARTDVIGTSPVEKADSSFRVVTGLADSGCYSLQSQNYPDKYLRHASSRIRIDSRDGTRAFDEAATWCTRPGLSGQGVSLESYNFPGRYMRHANSEVWLAQRGGSLPSDAEYSFNDDASWKAISQVNSDFKAWGEETLAKIEQDFRRPGSNLYYEGADRQSTAFIWGAGVQLHALIAGGKTQQAEAFANELHQAYWCNTKGRWGYDAVAYSCGDRYYDDNAWVAKALMELHQKTNNATYLNRAKEVLAFSMSGENSAGSNPNGGIRWHEGDTGGQCLCATAPTAVANLMVYRATGTQQYLNDGLRLYKWVKANRFGYGPGYRGYENGVMTQAAILLFKITGNYTYLDDARHLALAMESTYIDWQTHALKETGQWGGNDMTNAYVDLYETDGDINWLNIVAGYLQFLRDNGKDANGRYPEVWSDVGKPGNPFLLYQASAARAFARMGNTRGGTAKPRDPVAVFQDCNYAGIWGAGFLLGRYTLADLQFHGITGKDISSVRVQPGYKVTFYENDNFGGASLVKTADDGCLVGAGWNDRVSSMVVEAVSPTVVVYKDCNFTHPGFHLPVGSYDEDTLRTLGLSPDVLSSIQAAEGYEAVLYDGGRFDQASFTTGTTSCLVGAGWNDKAASIVIRKKASP from the coding sequence ATGAGGGATGCAAAGTTACTGCTCACCACGCTGCTGGCATCCGTGGCGATGACACGCTGCGAGGGGGCAAGCGATACGGCCCATGGGGCCACAGGAGACACCCGCACGGTGAGCACCCAGATCCAGGGCGCCGAGAGTCCCTCGGCTCCGGGCAAGACCGCCTTGTCGTGGGTGCCGCTGAGGCTGAACGTCTACCACACCTTCGGCGTGACGACGCCGAACTATACCAACCGGGTTCTGCGGCACTATGAAAGCCTGGCGCGCACGGATGTCATCGGGACTTCGCCGGTCGAAAAAGCGGATTCCAGCTTCCGCGTCGTGACAGGGCTGGCCGACTCCGGATGTTACTCGTTGCAATCGCAGAACTACCCGGACAAATACCTGCGGCACGCGAGCTCACGGATACGCATTGACAGCCGCGACGGCACCCGGGCTTTTGATGAAGCTGCCACGTGGTGCACGCGCCCGGGCTTGTCGGGGCAGGGCGTCAGCTTGGAGTCGTATAACTTCCCCGGCCGCTACATGCGGCACGCCAACTCGGAGGTGTGGCTCGCCCAGCGAGGCGGCTCGCTGCCCAGCGATGCAGAGTACAGCTTCAACGACGACGCCAGCTGGAAGGCTATCAGTCAAGTCAACAGTGACTTCAAAGCCTGGGGAGAAGAAACCCTCGCGAAGATCGAGCAGGATTTCAGAAGGCCCGGCAGCAACCTCTACTACGAAGGCGCGGACCGTCAGTCGACGGCCTTCATCTGGGGCGCGGGCGTTCAGCTTCATGCCCTGATCGCTGGCGGAAAGACGCAGCAAGCGGAGGCCTTTGCCAATGAGCTGCACCAGGCTTACTGGTGCAACACGAAGGGCCGATGGGGGTACGACGCCGTCGCCTATTCATGCGGCGACCGGTACTATGATGACAATGCCTGGGTGGCCAAGGCCCTGATGGAGTTGCACCAGAAGACCAACAATGCCACCTACCTGAACCGAGCCAAGGAGGTGCTGGCGTTCAGCATGAGCGGAGAGAACTCCGCGGGAAGCAACCCGAACGGGGGGATCCGCTGGCATGAGGGAGACACCGGCGGCCAATGCTTGTGCGCCACGGCCCCGACCGCGGTGGCCAATCTCATGGTCTACCGCGCCACCGGAACCCAGCAATACCTGAACGACGGCTTGCGGCTCTACAAATGGGTCAAGGCCAATCGCTTCGGCTACGGCCCCGGCTACCGAGGGTATGAGAACGGCGTGATGACGCAGGCGGCGATCCTGTTGTTCAAAATCACCGGAAACTATACCTACCTGGACGATGCACGCCACCTCGCCCTGGCCATGGAGTCGACGTACATCGATTGGCAGACCCATGCCCTGAAGGAGACGGGGCAGTGGGGCGGGAACGACATGACCAATGCCTATGTGGATCTCTATGAGACGGATGGAGATATCAATTGGTTGAACATCGTTGCCGGGTACCTCCAGTTCCTGCGTGACAACGGCAAGGATGCCAACGGTCGGTACCCTGAGGTGTGGAGCGACGTGGGGAAGCCTGGGAATCCGTTTTTGTTGTATCAGGCCTCTGCTGCTCGCGCTTTCGCCAGAATGGGGAACACCCGGGGGGGCACGGCCAAGCCGAGAGATCCCGTGGCCGTCTTCCAGGACTGCAACTACGCCGGGATCTGGGGCGCGGGTTTCCTGCTGGGCAGGTACACGCTGGCCGATCTCCAGTTCCACGGCATCACGGGCAAGGACATCTCCTCCGTGAGGGTTCAGCCCGGATACAAAGTGACCTTCTACGAGAATGACAACTTTGGAGGCGCCTCCCTCGTCAAGACCGCGGACGACGGCTGCCTCGTCGGTGCCGGTTGGAATGACCGGGTCAGCTCCATGGTCGTCGAGGCCGTCTCGCCCACCGTGGTGGTCTACAAGGACTGCAACTTCACCCACCCAGGGTTCCACCTCCCCGTGGGGAGCTACGATGAGGACACGTTGCGGACCCTGGGCTTGAGCCCCGATGTCCTCTCGTCGATTCAGGCGGCCGAGGGGTACGAGGCCGTTCTGTACGATGGCGGCCGCTTTGATCAGGCATCGTTCACCACCGGCACCACCAGTTGTTTGGTCGGCGCGGGCTGGAACGACAAGGCCGCCTCGATCGTCATCAGGAAAAAGGCGTCACCTTGA
- a CDS encoding HAD family hydrolase: protein MLIIFDCDGVLIDSEVVAARVHADLLAELGLTLTLEEVITRFTGMPHGKIAEMLSRELGRPLPKDYRQRSTLELDRRLEHVQPIEGVHALLGRLTGPRCVCSNSSSVRLQLSLTSTGLWEHFHPHVFSAPEVGRSKPAPDVFLHAAKVFDVPPREVLVIEDSALGVAGAVEAGMRVIGFTGGGHSWSGHAESLKQAGATRVVPRLSDVATAVEELRA from the coding sequence TTGCTCATCATCTTCGACTGTGACGGCGTGCTGATCGACTCGGAAGTCGTGGCGGCGAGGGTCCACGCCGACTTGCTGGCCGAACTCGGCCTGACCCTCACCCTGGAGGAAGTCATCACCCGCTTCACCGGAATGCCCCATGGGAAGATCGCGGAGATGCTCTCCCGGGAGCTCGGGCGGCCCCTTCCCAAGGACTACCGGCAGCGCTCCACCTTGGAGCTCGATCGCAGGCTGGAGCATGTGCAGCCCATCGAGGGGGTGCACGCGCTGCTCGGCCGACTCACTGGACCGCGCTGCGTCTGCTCGAACTCCAGCTCCGTGCGGCTTCAGCTCAGCTTGACGTCGACCGGACTCTGGGAGCACTTCCACCCCCACGTCTTCTCCGCCCCCGAGGTGGGCCGCTCGAAGCCCGCGCCGGACGTCTTCCTGCACGCGGCCAAGGTCTTCGACGTCCCCCCCCGGGAGGTCCTCGTCATCGAGGACTCCGCGCTCGGCGTCGCTGGGGCCGTCGAGGCTGGCATGCGGGTCATTGGCTTCACGGGCGGCGGCCACAGTTGGTCTGGCCACGCCGAGTCCTTGAAGCAAGCAGGCGCCACCCGGGTGGTCCCCCGCCTCTCCGACGTGGCCACGGCCGTGGAAGAACTCCGCGCCTGA
- a CDS encoding RCC1 domain-containing protein, which yields MKSSARGGMLSVCLGMWWVASCGPSIGPPAEAPPRSAAGGLQGSGSPSEHALPGQVHGVKGALAVAAGYYHSLAVRDDRTVWAWGDNEEGQLGDGTLSRRPEPVQVLGLSDVVSVTAGGLHSLAVHAEGTVWAWGSNQYGRLGDGTQDNRAAPVRVQGLSGVVSVTAGASHSLAVRSDGTVWAWGSNAFGQLGDGTLNNRSTPVQVQGLREVVAVAAGGLHSLAVCADGTVWVWGYNASQSWGDGSTSRLIVPVRMPGLSGAVAVEAGTWLSLAIRSDGTVWDVGGGPLPVQVPRLGRVVAVAAGELQALAVRDDGTVWAWEYGGEEALWEDTGGSPSPLVQVPGLDGVRAVAYGLYHSLAVRSDGTVWAWGCNSDGQLGQGLPLGATPEVRSSLD from the coding sequence ATGAAAAGCAGTGCACGGGGCGGGATGCTGAGCGTTTGTCTGGGGATGTGGTGGGTGGCCAGTTGTGGCCCGTCCATCGGTCCGCCCGCCGAGGCGCCGCCACGAAGCGCCGCGGGGGGCCTGCAGGGGAGCGGCTCCCCGAGCGAGCACGCCTTGCCGGGACAAGTCCACGGGGTGAAGGGGGCCTTGGCGGTGGCTGCGGGCTATTACCACTCGTTGGCGGTGCGCGATGACAGGACCGTGTGGGCCTGGGGGGACAATGAAGAGGGCCAGCTCGGCGATGGGACGTTGAGCCGTCGCCCCGAGCCGGTGCAGGTGCTGGGACTGAGCGATGTGGTGTCCGTGACCGCGGGAGGGCTCCACTCGCTGGCGGTCCACGCGGAGGGCACCGTTTGGGCCTGGGGCAGCAACCAGTATGGCCGGTTGGGGGATGGCACCCAGGACAACCGCGCCGCGCCCGTGCGGGTGCAGGGGTTGAGCGGCGTGGTGTCGGTGACCGCAGGCGCCTCCCACTCGCTGGCGGTGCGCTCGGACGGAACGGTGTGGGCCTGGGGCTCCAACGCCTTCGGGCAACTGGGGGACGGCACCCTGAACAACCGCTCCACACCGGTGCAGGTGCAGGGGCTGCGGGAAGTGGTGGCGGTGGCCGCGGGAGGGCTCCACTCGCTGGCGGTATGCGCGGATGGCACTGTCTGGGTCTGGGGCTACAACGCCTCCCAGTCATGGGGCGATGGCTCCACGAGCCGTCTCATCGTGCCGGTGCGGATGCCGGGGCTGAGCGGGGCCGTGGCGGTGGAGGCGGGGACGTGGCTCTCGCTGGCGATCCGCTCGGATGGCACCGTGTGGGACGTGGGGGGCGGCCCGTTGCCGGTGCAGGTGCCCAGGCTGGGCCGGGTGGTGGCGGTGGCCGCGGGAGAGCTCCAAGCGCTGGCGGTGCGCGATGACGGCACGGTCTGGGCGTGGGAGTACGGCGGCGAAGAGGCTCTGTGGGAGGACACGGGCGGGAGCCCCTCCCCGTTGGTGCAGGTGCCCGGGTTGGACGGGGTCAGGGCGGTGGCCTACGGCCTCTACCACTCGCTGGCGGTCCGCTCGGATGGAACCGTGTGGGCGTGGGGGTGCAACTCCGATGGCCAGCTGGGCCAGGGGCTGCCCCTGGGCGCGACCCCCGAGGTCCGCTCTTCTTTGGACTGA
- a CDS encoding Hint domain-containing protein — MRIGSLRLWKPLVRASQMAGVLLLTTGWSGSLRPPAEHMPHPQLIEQSRRMNARYDAEIIKHEDRLSIDLDLADDAQHAFVVDRLRAAGKDEKNSPGLFDKLSLFRERALRRQREGAKMDAPSSSPIWCDHYLIVKAPTSSGTGASLTYEPYVRVSCHGGANYVYADLVVYDINKEDTQSRVVASNAGEEYGGGTDFIGVGAVASVDVAQGRLLRLESLALAVDDVTGRDVTSYTVEKTSIALRDDGGFTLLHPREIVPNNNRADIWMCQLRGGADCDYAVAGYDQGSLKAYPPVPQGVAASRAEKPGELNPSDFWELGSPFNATRLYVPIRTEIRAGSSNYLQCTVDHYTYAKVRLHSIVGTCVNTVDLKSLLPVGHNTAVFNYLADVSYDISGTENPNSPCTTTRILNNSVSFNITLIGKARCATAGGTHTLEPFFKSQAIDGRTLTSQRLFFQNSCMAAGTRIQMANGHILPVEQVEIGDKVLANKEGLILTVTDVARGHEIDDFVQLRDNAGHRVTLTQMHPIIKADGKVVAARSLKVRDQVRTERGVSTIKSVKRIPANGKQVFNLALGTPYELREVDSQERTLFAGGFLVGDKSMQDLLQAPPQQPLDVASRLPKTWQQDFANAQTE; from the coding sequence ATGAGAATCGGTTCTTTGAGGCTGTGGAAGCCGCTCGTGCGGGCATCTCAAATGGCAGGGGTGCTGTTGCTCACGACGGGTTGGAGCGGGTCCTTGCGGCCACCCGCGGAGCACATGCCGCATCCTCAGTTGATTGAACAATCCAGGCGGATGAACGCCCGGTACGACGCGGAGATCATCAAACACGAAGACCGGCTCAGCATCGATCTGGACCTGGCCGACGATGCGCAGCACGCCTTCGTCGTCGACAGGCTCCGGGCCGCCGGCAAAGACGAGAAGAACTCGCCCGGACTCTTCGACAAGTTGTCCCTGTTCCGGGAACGTGCCCTGCGCCGCCAACGCGAGGGCGCCAAGATGGATGCTCCCTCGAGCAGCCCCATCTGGTGCGACCACTACCTGATCGTGAAGGCCCCTACCTCCTCCGGGACCGGGGCCTCCCTCACGTACGAGCCTTATGTCCGGGTGAGCTGCCACGGCGGCGCCAACTACGTCTACGCCGATCTGGTCGTCTATGACATCAACAAGGAAGACACCCAGAGCCGGGTGGTCGCCTCCAACGCGGGCGAAGAATATGGAGGGGGCACCGACTTCATTGGCGTGGGCGCCGTGGCCTCGGTGGACGTGGCCCAGGGACGCCTGCTGCGGTTGGAGTCCCTGGCCCTCGCCGTGGATGACGTCACGGGCCGGGATGTCACCTCCTATACCGTGGAGAAGACCTCCATCGCCCTCCGGGACGACGGCGGTTTCACGCTCCTCCACCCACGAGAGATCGTCCCCAACAACAACAGGGCCGACATCTGGATGTGCCAGCTTCGCGGAGGCGCGGACTGCGATTACGCGGTCGCCGGTTACGACCAGGGCTCCCTCAAGGCCTACCCTCCCGTTCCCCAAGGGGTGGCGGCCTCGCGGGCGGAGAAGCCCGGTGAGCTGAATCCCAGTGACTTCTGGGAACTCGGCAGCCCGTTCAATGCCACGCGGCTCTATGTGCCCATCCGGACGGAGATCCGGGCCGGCAGCTCGAACTACCTGCAGTGCACCGTGGACCACTACACCTATGCCAAGGTGCGGCTCCACTCGATCGTCGGCACGTGCGTAAACACCGTGGACCTCAAGAGCCTGCTGCCCGTGGGCCACAACACCGCCGTGTTCAATTACCTGGCCGATGTCTCCTACGACATCAGCGGCACCGAGAACCCGAACTCGCCTTGCACGACCACCCGCATCCTCAACAATTCGGTCAGCTTTAACATCACCCTCATCGGCAAGGCCCGGTGCGCCACTGCGGGCGGCACCCACACCCTCGAGCCGTTCTTCAAGTCACAGGCCATCGATGGCCGGACGTTGACGAGCCAGAGGCTCTTCTTCCAGAACAGCTGCATGGCTGCGGGTACCCGCATCCAGATGGCCAATGGCCACATCCTTCCCGTGGAACAGGTGGAGATCGGAGACAAAGTCCTGGCCAACAAGGAGGGGCTGATCCTGACGGTCACCGACGTGGCCCGAGGCCATGAGATCGACGACTTCGTGCAGCTGCGTGACAACGCGGGCCACCGCGTCACCCTGACGCAGATGCACCCCATCATCAAAGCGGATGGCAAGGTGGTGGCGGCCCGGTCGCTAAAGGTCCGGGATCAAGTGCGCACGGAACGGGGCGTCTCCACGATCAAATCGGTGAAGCGCATCCCGGCGAACGGCAAGCAGGTGTTCAACCTCGCGCTGGGAACGCCCTACGAGCTGCGCGAAGTGGACAGTCAGGAGCGCACCTTGTTCGCCGGCGGTTTCCTCGTGGGCGACAAGTCCATGCAGGACCTTCTCCAGGCGCCTCCCCAGCAGCCCTTGGACGTGGCGTCCCGTCTGCCCAAGACCTGGCAGCAGGATTTCGCGAACGCCCAGACGGAATAA
- a CDS encoding cytochrome C oxidase subunit III gives MPSQGPLSLPPGANPEASVSTSGGSNAQDAATASFGVTVGLLAWGMFFAALAFAVGYLRMRAPWPPAGMPSLPRILPALGVGLLGAAAGLLHFGARQEHVRGYVAAALGAQVGFLAVQGFVLSTLWQGGLRLPEGGAYASAVHGLGALHAAHGVAGVMGLALRGFRRGEVRGAVKLWALYGDFLAATGVLFLVAVYLT, from the coding sequence ATGCCGTCTCAAGGCCCACTGTCCCTGCCTCCAGGGGCGAACCCCGAAGCCAGTGTGTCCACCTCCGGGGGGTCGAATGCTCAGGACGCAGCAACGGCCTCGTTCGGGGTGACGGTGGGCCTGTTGGCGTGGGGGATGTTCTTCGCGGCCCTGGCGTTCGCGGTGGGGTACCTGCGGATGCGTGCGCCCTGGCCTCCCGCGGGAATGCCTTCGCTGCCCCGGATCCTCCCCGCGCTGGGCGTGGGGTTGCTGGGGGCCGCGGCGGGACTGCTGCACTTCGGCGCGCGCCAGGAACATGTCCGTGGGTATGTGGCCGCGGCCTTGGGAGCGCAGGTAGGGTTCCTGGCGGTGCAGGGCTTTGTTCTGAGCACCTTGTGGCAAGGGGGGCTGCGGCTGCCGGAGGGGGGCGCCTATGCCTCGGCGGTCCATGGACTGGGGGCGCTGCACGCGGCCCATGGGGTGGCGGGGGTGATGGGGCTCGCACTGCGCGGATTCCGGCGTGGGGAGGTGCGGGGGGCGGTCAAGCTCTGGGCGCTCTACGGTGATTTCCTGGCGGCGACGGGGGTTCTGTTTCTCGTGGCGGTGTACCTGACATGA
- a CDS encoding c-type cytochrome — protein MSMRHALILGGMVMTVGCRSQAPKFEPMTLGDGRTLSVAALERGYSVYMHYCMSCHGERGDGQGPSSVGMRPPPRNFRQGLFKFGGVAAGELPTDAALKRTVRRGLHGTPMLPWDVPEADVEVVVQYLKTFSPRWREEAPGQPLAVSEDPWKGRAAEAVERGKAVYHVASAGHAGCSACHIAYLPKPELEALTERVTGRKVDLSKVDPYTAQARESDYSVTVNAQGEPSQTAKVLPPDFLVHRLRTVWPLEEEVEGAEYTPARQREDLYRVIAAGVGGAAMPTWKGAIPEENLWALAYYVQTLVNQRDTDEGRALKARLLAPRR, from the coding sequence ATGAGCATGCGGCATGCCCTGATCCTGGGCGGGATGGTGATGACGGTGGGGTGCCGCTCGCAGGCGCCGAAGTTCGAGCCCATGACGTTGGGAGACGGGCGCACGCTCAGCGTGGCGGCGTTGGAGCGTGGCTACTCGGTGTACATGCATTACTGCATGTCCTGCCATGGCGAGCGCGGCGATGGGCAGGGGCCCTCGTCGGTGGGCATGCGTCCGCCGCCGCGCAACTTCCGGCAAGGGCTGTTCAAGTTCGGTGGCGTGGCGGCCGGAGAGCTGCCCACGGACGCGGCGTTGAAGCGCACGGTGCGGCGAGGGCTGCACGGCACCCCCATGTTGCCGTGGGACGTGCCGGAGGCCGACGTGGAAGTGGTGGTGCAGTACCTGAAGACGTTCAGCCCGCGCTGGCGCGAAGAGGCTCCGGGGCAGCCGTTGGCGGTTTCGGAAGATCCCTGGAAGGGCCGTGCGGCGGAGGCTGTGGAGCGGGGCAAGGCGGTGTACCACGTGGCGAGCGCGGGGCACGCGGGGTGCTCGGCGTGCCACATCGCGTACCTTCCGAAGCCGGAGCTGGAGGCGCTCACGGAGCGGGTGACCGGGCGCAAGGTGGACTTGAGCAAGGTGGATCCGTACACGGCGCAGGCGCGAGAGTCGGACTACTCGGTGACGGTGAACGCCCAGGGCGAGCCGTCGCAGACGGCCAAGGTGCTGCCACCGGACTTCCTGGTGCACCGGCTGCGCACGGTGTGGCCGCTGGAAGAAGAGGTCGAGGGGGCAGAATACACGCCTGCGCGGCAGCGGGAGGATCTGTACCGGGTCATCGCCGCGGGCGTGGGCGGTGCGGCGATGCCGACGTGGAAGGGCGCCATCCCGGAAGAGAACCTGTGGGCGCTCGCCTACTACGTACAGACACTGGTGAATCAGCGGGACACGGACGAGGGACGGGCTCTGAAGGCGCGGTTGCTGGCACCTCGGAGGTGA